Part of the Litorilinea aerophila genome is shown below.
GCACACTGGTCAAGGCCTACAGAAAGGATCTGGCAGCTTGTGTGCAAAATGCACAAATTAAGCGAGGGGGTCGATGGGTATGGCGGTTGGAGTGGTGGGGTGATGCTCGGTGGTGTGGGCGGTCTGCACGAAAAAAAGGCCGCGGTGCCGACGCCGCGTCATGATGGTGGCTCCAGTGCCGTAGGTCACGCATCCCTGCGTGACATGGGTTCCGGTTCCGCTGGGTGCGGATGTCCGGCCAGGAGCCCGGACCTACCCATCCGGGGTCCATTTTTTCAGGGCAGGACGCCGATCCCGCGTCGCGAAGGTGGCTCCGGTGCCGTAGGTCACGCATCCCTGCGTGACATGGGTTCCGGTTCCGCTGGGTGCGGATGTCCGGCCCGGAGACCGGACCTGCCCATCCGGGGTCCATTTTTTCAGGGCAGGACGCCGATCCCGCGTCGCGAAGGTGGCTCCGGTGCGGAGGGAGCATCCTCAGGCACCGTAGGTCCGGTTTCCATACCGGACCTACGGTGGTTGAAAAAATCTCTGTGGGCCTCAAAAGAGGAAATAGCGCTGGGCCAGGGGCAGGGAGGCCGCCGGCTCGCAGGCCAGCAGTTCGCCGTCTACCCGCACTTCGTAGGTCTCTGGATCCACTTGAATGTCGGGCATGGCGTCGTTGTGCACCATGTCGGCTTTGCCAATGCCCCGACAGCGAGCCACCGCCACCACCGGCTTGCGGAGGCCCAGGGCCTGGGGCACGCCAGCCGCGACCGCAGCCTGGGACATGAAGGTCAGACTCAGGGGGGCAATGGCCTGGCCGAAGCTGCCGAACATGGGCCGGTAGAGGACCGGCTGGGGCGTGGGGATGGAGGCGTTGGCGTCCCCCATGACGCTCCAGGCGATGAGGCCGCCCTTGATGACCATCTCCGGCTTGGCGCCGAAGAAGGCCGGCTTCCACAGCACCAGGTCGGCCAGCTTGCCCGGCTCGATGGAGCCCACCTCGTGGGCGATGCCGTGGGCAATGGCCGGGTTGATGGTGTACTTGGCCACGTAGCGCTTGGCCCGGAAGTTGTCGTGGCGGTCCGTGTCCGGTGCCAGAGGCCCCCGCTGGACCTTCATCTTGTGGGCCGTCTGCCAGGTGCGGGTGACCACCTCGCCTACCCGGCCCATGGCCTGGGAGTCGCTGGCGATGATGCTGATCACCCCCAGGTCGTGGAGGATGTCCTCGGCGGCGATGGTCTCGGCCCGGATGCGGCTCTCCGCGAAGGCCACGTCCTCCGGCACCTGGGGGTTGAGGTGGTGGCAGACCATGAGCATGTCCAGGTGCTCGGCCACGGTGTTGACTGTGTAGGGGCGGGTGGGGTTGGTGGATGAAGGCAGGACGAAGGGGTAGCCGGCGATGCGGATGATGTCGGGCGCGTGGCCGCCGCCCGCGCCTTCGGTGTGGTAGGTGTGGATGGTGCGGCCGGCGATGGCCGCGATGGTGTCCTCCACAAAGCCGGCCTCGTTCAGGGTATCGGTGTGGATGGCCACCTGGACGTCGTACTCCTCCGCCACCCGCAGGCAGGTGTCGATGGCCGCGGGCGTGGTGCCCCAATCCTCGTGGAGCTTGAGGCCGCAGGCGCCGGCCTCCAGCTGTTCGGCCAGGGGCGCCGGATCCGCGGCGTTGCCCTTGCCCAGGAAGCCGAAGTTGACCGGCCAGGCCTCGGCGGCCTGGAGCATGCGGGCCAGGTTCCAGGCGCCGGGGGTGCAGGTGGTGGCGTTGGTCCCCGTGGCGGGGCCGGTGCCGCCGCCCAACATGGTAGTGATGCCATTGGAAAGAGCCTCGTAGACCTGCTGGGGGGAGATGAAATGGATGTGGCTGTCGATGGCCCCCGGGGTGACGATCAGGTGTTCCCCCGCGATGACCTCGGTGGATGGCCCGATGACCAGCTCGGGATCCACGCCCGCCATGGTATCGGGGTTCCCCGCCTTGCCCACCTTGACGATACGGCCGTCCTTGATGCCGATGTCGCCTTTGACGATGCCCCAGTGGTCCAGGATCAGGGCGTTGGTGATGACTAGATCCAGGGCCTGCGCGCGCGTGGCGGCGCTGCGTTGCCCCATCCCATCCCGGATAACCTTGCCGCCGCCGAAGGTGACTTCATCGCCGTAGACGGTGTAGTCGTGCTCCACCTGGATGATCAGCGCTGAATCGGCCAGGCGCACCCGGTCGCCGGTGGTGGGGCCGTAGAGGTCCGCGTAGGTTTGCCGTGGAATCTGCAGGGTCATGGTGTTTTACTCCTCATGAATGAGTCCGAAGTCCGGAGTCCAAAGTCTGGGGTCTAGCCTGTGGACTCAGGACTCAGGACTATCATTGAGAAAACCCCGTTGGGCGGCCTTGGCCAGCGCGGCGGCCCGGACGGCGGGGTCGTCCAGTGGGCCCTGGACCAGGCCGTTGAAGCCGGTCACGACCCGGTCCCCGGCCAGGGAGGTCAGGGTGACCTCCTTCACGTCGCCCGGTTCGAAGCGGACGGCGGTGCCGGCCGGGATGTTCAGGCGCATGCCGTAGGCGGCCCGGCGGTCGAAGCGCAGGGCCCGGTTGACCTCGAAGAAGTGGAAGTGGCTGCCCACCTGGATGGGGCGGTCGCCGGTGTGGGCCACCAGCACGGTGACGGTGTCCCGGCCGGCGTTGGCCCGGATGGGGCCCGCCTGCTCGTCCACAAGGATTTCGCCTGGGATCATGGTTTGCCCTCTCCTTTGGGTGACATCAGCGGATGGGATCGTGGACGGTGACCAGCTTGGTGCCATCTGGGAAGGTGGCCTCCACCTGTACCTCGTGGATCATCTCGGCCACGCCGTCCATCACATCTTCCCGGCGCAGGATGGTGGCGCCGTAGCTCATGATTTCGGCCACGGTGCGGCCATCCCGGGCCGCTTCCAGAATTTCTGCCGTGAGGATGGCCACGGCCTCGGGGTAGTTGAGTTTCAGGCCTCGGGCCTGGCGTTTGCGGGCCAGTTCGGCCGCCACGAAGATGAGCAGTTTTTCCTGTTCACGCGGCGTCAGATGCATGGTGATGCTCCTGTCGGACATTCAAGACGTGGAAGTTCAGTACAGCTTGCGGGGCATCTCCCCGGTCGAGCCGTAGAGGAAGCGGCGGGCCTCCTGCCAGAAGCGGGGGAGGCCCTGGAGCAGATCGCGGCCCTGGCTGGCCACGCCCCGAACGGCCACGCCGTGGGCGGCCAGGGTGCTGGCTCCCCAGAGGCAGCGCCCCTC
Proteins encoded:
- the ureC gene encoding urease subunit alpha, whose amino-acid sequence is MTLQIPRQTYADLYGPTTGDRVRLADSALIIQVEHDYTVYGDEVTFGGGKVIRDGMGQRSAATRAQALDLVITNALILDHWGIVKGDIGIKDGRIVKVGKAGNPDTMAGVDPELVIGPSTEVIAGEHLIVTPGAIDSHIHFISPQQVYEALSNGITTMLGGGTGPATGTNATTCTPGAWNLARMLQAAEAWPVNFGFLGKGNAADPAPLAEQLEAGACGLKLHEDWGTTPAAIDTCLRVAEEYDVQVAIHTDTLNEAGFVEDTIAAIAGRTIHTYHTEGAGGGHAPDIIRIAGYPFVLPSSTNPTRPYTVNTVAEHLDMLMVCHHLNPQVPEDVAFAESRIRAETIAAEDILHDLGVISIIASDSQAMGRVGEVVTRTWQTAHKMKVQRGPLAPDTDRHDNFRAKRYVAKYTINPAIAHGIAHEVGSIEPGKLADLVLWKPAFFGAKPEMVIKGGLIAWSVMGDANASIPTPQPVLYRPMFGSFGQAIAPLSLTFMSQAAVAAGVPQALGLRKPVVAVARCRGIGKADMVHNDAMPDIQVDPETYEVRVDGELLACEPAASLPLAQRYFLF
- a CDS encoding urease subunit beta — its product is MIPGEILVDEQAGPIRANAGRDTVTVLVAHTGDRPIQVGSHFHFFEVNRALRFDRRAAYGMRLNIPAGTAVRFEPGDVKEVTLTSLAGDRVVTGFNGLVQGPLDDPAVRAAALAKAAQRGFLNDSPES
- the ureA gene encoding urease subunit gamma, which produces MHLTPREQEKLLIFVAAELARKRQARGLKLNYPEAVAILTAEILEAARDGRTVAEIMSYGATILRREDVMDGVAEMIHEVQVEATFPDGTKLVTVHDPIR